A single Streptomyces sp. 2114.4 DNA region contains:
- a CDS encoding SpoIIE family protein phosphatase, protein MTEHPTSHESRRSASTAAPSASPARGPAGTASFGAVPDPRSALQQPTAAGFAPAPGAGFAVRGGDDIGLAGVAVSASAGPPAGRHGGEPPVDHAAARREPSADADGAAAGHTGGRTSDHSAAHSGGHAAARDVSLPYGEAYGDTYGEVAMPAGGRPGGAADAGRETARAARRVAQGAVGRAQAPEPGEEPHHGQRPRHDGEGIGRPRGGGPGGTVPGQSPAPHGGRSAGPGAHGEAAHPAAGEATAAPVPGQNGPAQDPPAAPPARSAHPGESSEVAAARQAGGDRLRFIGAATRRIARGIDLDEIVLGLCRATVPTFADAILVYLRDPLPVGDERPTGPVVLRLRRTDRIPEEPDTNGGRLPVLPAQPDLGPAMGGSAAELAEVEPGGPLAEVLRGVRPLFGEAQAARTALPELLGPDPRLPGGHRVILAPLRGRRRVIGAAVFLRRPDRPAFEPDDLLVAAQLATHTALGVDKAVLYGREAYIADALQRTMLPDSLPQPTGVRLASRYLPAAETARVGGDWYDAIPLPGSRVALVVGDVMGHSMTSAAIMGQLRTTAQTLAGLDLPPQEVLHHLDEQAQRLGTDRMATCMYAVYDPVAHRITIANAGHPPPVMLHRGGRAEVLRVPSGAPIGVGGVDFEAVELDAPAGATLVLYTDGLVESRIRDVWTGIEQLRERLAETARLTGPNPPPLEPMCDEVLDILGPGDRDDDIALLAARFDGIAPSDVAYWYLDPKAQTAGQARRLARRALARWGLEELTDQLELLVSEVVTNAVRYAERPITLRLLRTDVLRCEVGDDVPQLPRLRQARPSDEGGRGLYLVNRMARRWGATRLSMGKVVWFELSMPPGALRR, encoded by the coding sequence GTGACGGAGCACCCCACCTCCCACGAATCGCGGCGGTCGGCCTCGACCGCCGCGCCCTCGGCGTCCCCTGCTCGGGGGCCGGCCGGGACGGCGTCGTTCGGCGCGGTCCCCGACCCGCGCAGTGCCCTGCAGCAGCCCACCGCGGCGGGGTTCGCCCCGGCGCCGGGCGCCGGGTTCGCGGTGCGCGGCGGTGACGACATAGGCCTCGCCGGTGTCGCCGTCTCGGCCTCGGCCGGTCCGCCGGCCGGCCGCCACGGCGGCGAGCCGCCCGTGGATCACGCCGCGGCGCGGCGGGAGCCGTCGGCGGACGCGGACGGCGCCGCCGCGGGCCACACCGGCGGGCGCACCAGTGATCACAGCGCCGCGCACAGCGGCGGTCATGCCGCCGCACGGGACGTCTCGCTCCCGTATGGGGAGGCATACGGCGACACGTACGGGGAGGTGGCCATGCCTGCGGGAGGACGGCCGGGCGGGGCAGCGGATGCGGGGCGCGAGACGGCCCGTGCCGCGCGGCGGGTGGCGCAGGGCGCGGTGGGCCGCGCCCAGGCGCCGGAGCCGGGCGAGGAGCCGCACCACGGGCAGCGCCCGCGGCACGACGGCGAGGGCATCGGGCGGCCGCGCGGCGGCGGGCCGGGTGGGACGGTGCCGGGGCAGTCGCCGGCGCCGCACGGCGGACGCTCCGCCGGGCCGGGCGCCCACGGTGAGGCCGCGCACCCGGCGGCCGGGGAGGCCACCGCGGCCCCGGTGCCCGGTCAGAACGGCCCGGCGCAGGACCCGCCGGCCGCTCCCCCGGCCCGCTCGGCGCATCCGGGCGAGAGCAGTGAGGTGGCCGCGGCCCGGCAGGCCGGCGGCGACCGGCTGCGCTTCATCGGGGCGGCGACGCGGCGGATCGCCCGCGGTATCGACCTCGACGAGATCGTGCTCGGGCTGTGCCGGGCGACGGTGCCGACGTTCGCCGACGCCATCCTCGTCTATCTGCGCGATCCGCTGCCGGTGGGCGACGAGCGTCCGACCGGCCCGGTGGTGCTGCGGCTGCGCCGTACCGACCGGATTCCGGAGGAGCCGGACACCAACGGCGGCCGGCTGCCGGTGCTGCCCGCGCAGCCCGATCTGGGCCCGGCGATGGGCGGCAGCGCGGCGGAGCTGGCCGAGGTGGAGCCCGGCGGTCCGCTGGCCGAGGTACTGCGGGGCGTACGGCCGCTGTTCGGCGAGGCGCAGGCGGCGCGGACGGCGCTGCCGGAGCTGCTGGGTCCGGATCCGCGGCTGCCCGGCGGCCACCGGGTGATCCTGGCGCCGCTGCGCGGCCGCCGCCGGGTGATCGGTGCCGCGGTGTTCCTGCGCCGCCCCGACCGCCCGGCGTTCGAGCCGGACGATCTGCTGGTGGCCGCGCAGTTGGCGACGCACACCGCGCTGGGCGTGGACAAGGCGGTGCTCTACGGCCGTGAGGCGTACATCGCCGACGCGCTGCAGCGCACCATGCTGCCGGACTCGCTGCCGCAGCCGACCGGGGTCCGGCTGGCCAGCCGCTACCTGCCGGCCGCGGAGACCGCCCGGGTGGGCGGCGACTGGTACGACGCGATCCCGCTGCCGGGCAGCCGGGTGGCGCTGGTGGTCGGCGACGTCATGGGCCACTCGATGACCTCGGCCGCGATCATGGGGCAGCTGCGCACGACCGCGCAGACGCTGGCGGGGCTGGACCTGCCGCCGCAGGAGGTCTTGCACCATCTCGACGAGCAGGCCCAGCGGCTGGGCACGGACCGGATGGCGACCTGCATGTACGCGGTCTACGACCCGGTCGCGCACCGGATCACCATCGCCAACGCAGGGCATCCGCCGCCGGTGATGCTGCACCGCGGCGGGCGTGCCGAGGTGCTGCGGGTGCCGTCGGGCGCGCCGATCGGCGTCGGAGGGGTGGACTTCGAGGCGGTGGAGCTGGACGCCCCGGCGGGCGCCACGCTGGTCCTCTATACCGACGGGCTGGTCGAGTCGCGGATCCGGGACGTGTGGACCGGGATCGAGCAGCTGCGGGAGCGGCTGGCGGAGACGGCCCGGCTGACGGGTCCCAACCCGCCGCCGCTGGAGCCGATGTGCGACGAGGTGCTGGACATTCTGGGCCCCGGCGACCGCGATGACGACATCGCGCTGCTGGCGGCCCGGTTCGACGGGATCGCGCCGAGCGATGTCGCGTACTGGTATCTGGACCCGAAGGCGCAGACGGCCGGGCAGGCCCGCCGGCTGGCCCGGCGGGCGCTGGCGCGCTGGGGTCTGGAGGAGCTGACCGACCAGCTGGAGCTGCTGGTCAGCGAGGTGGTGACGAATGCCGTGCGGTACGCGGAGCGGCCGATCACCCTGCGGTTGCTGCGAACGGACGTACTGCGCTGCGAGGTGGGTGACGACGTTCCGCAGCTTCCGCGGCTGCGCCAGGCCCGGCCGTCGGACGAGGGCGGGCGCGGCCTCTACCTCGTCAACCGGATGGCGCGGCGCTGGGGCGCGACCCGTCTGAGCATGGGAAAGGTCGTCTGGTTCGAGTTGTCGATGCCGCCGGGGGCGCTGCGCCGCTGA
- a CDS encoding aspartate ammonia-lyase — MSDNSAFGDSGGFRTEHDSMGEVQVPAYAKWRAQTQRAVENFPVSGQRLERAHIEALARIKGAAAKVNGELGVLDKDIAEAVQEAAAAVAEGQWDDHFPVDVFQTGSGTSSNMNTNEVIATLAGERLGREVHPNDHVNASQSSNDVFPSSIHIAATSAVLNDLIPALEHLAEALERKAEEFAEVVKSGRTHLMDATPVTLGQEFGGYAAQVRYGVERLRASLPRLAELPLGGTAVGTGINTPPGFPAAVIAEVARATGLPLTEARDHFEAQGARDGIVETSGQLRTIGVGLTKIANDLRWMASGPRTGLAEIALPDLQPGSSIMPGKVNPVIPEAVLMVAAQVTGNDATVAAAGAAGNFELNVMLPVIGKNVLESVRLLANVSRLLADRTVDGITANAERAREYAESSPSVVTPLNKYLGYEEAAKVAKRSLAERKTIREVVLEGGYVERGLLSEEQLDEALDVLRMTRP, encoded by the coding sequence ATGAGTGACAACAGCGCATTCGGCGACTCCGGCGGCTTTCGGACCGAGCACGACTCCATGGGGGAGGTGCAGGTGCCCGCGTATGCGAAATGGCGGGCGCAGACGCAGCGTGCGGTGGAGAACTTTCCGGTCTCGGGGCAGCGGCTGGAGCGGGCGCACATCGAGGCGCTGGCCCGCATCAAGGGGGCGGCGGCCAAGGTGAACGGCGAGCTGGGGGTACTGGACAAGGACATCGCGGAGGCCGTGCAGGAGGCCGCCGCGGCCGTCGCGGAGGGGCAGTGGGACGACCACTTCCCCGTTGACGTGTTCCAGACCGGGTCCGGGACGTCGTCGAACATGAACACCAACGAGGTCATCGCGACGCTGGCGGGTGAGCGGCTGGGCCGGGAGGTCCATCCGAACGACCACGTCAATGCGAGCCAGTCGTCCAATGACGTCTTTCCGTCCTCGATTCATATCGCGGCGACATCGGCCGTCCTCAACGATCTGATTCCGGCGCTGGAGCATCTGGCGGAGGCGCTGGAGCGCAAGGCGGAGGAGTTCGCCGAGGTCGTGAAGTCGGGGCGGACGCATCTGATGGATGCGACGCCGGTGACGCTGGGTCAGGAGTTCGGCGGCTATGCCGCCCAGGTGCGCTACGGCGTCGAGCGGCTGCGGGCGTCGCTGCCGCGGCTGGCGGAACTGCCGCTGGGCGGCACGGCGGTGGGGACGGGGATCAACACCCCGCCCGGGTTCCCGGCCGCGGTCATCGCCGAAGTGGCGCGGGCGACGGGGCTGCCGCTGACCGAGGCACGCGATCACTTCGAGGCGCAGGGGGCGCGCGACGGGATCGTCGAGACGAGCGGGCAGCTGCGGACGATCGGGGTCGGGCTGACGAAGATCGCCAACGATCTGCGGTGGATGGCGTCCGGGCCGCGCACCGGGCTCGCGGAGATCGCGCTGCCGGATCTGCAGCCGGGCTCGTCGATCATGCCGGGGAAGGTCAACCCGGTGATCCCGGAGGCGGTGCTGATGGTGGCGGCGCAGGTCACCGGCAATGACGCGACGGTGGCGGCGGCCGGGGCGGCCGGCAACTTCGAGCTGAATGTGATGCTGCCGGTGATCGGGAAGAACGTGCTGGAGTCGGTGCGGCTGCTGGCCAATGTCTCCCGGCTGCTGGCGGACCGCACGGTCGACGGGATCACCGCGAACGCGGAACGCGCCCGGGAGTACGCCGAGTCGTCGCCGTCGGTCGTCACGCCGCTCAACAAGTACCTCGGGTACGAGGAGGCGGCGAAGGTCGCCAAGAGGTCGCTGGCCGAGCGGAAGACGATCCGTGAAGTGGTGCTGGAGGGCGGCTATGTCGAGCGGGGGCTGCTGAGTGAGGAGCAGTTGGACGAGGCGCTGGACGTGCTGCGGATGACGCGGCCCTGA
- a CDS encoding SPFH domain-containing protein: MSDQTPADRAAGPGADLPVDAPEMPRPQVREVPAHSIPGGLALLLTVLGVALGIAMIIVGGILGDGGDKAVGAPMIIVGVAMLLGSFFCMTGVKMVAPGEARVIQLFGRYVGTIRTDGLRWVNPLTTAQKISTRVRNHETAVLKVNDAYGNPIELASIVVWQVEDTAQALFEVDDFLEFVATQTEAAVRHIAIEYPYDAHDEDALSLRGNAEEITEKLALELTARVQAAGVRIIESRFSHLAYAPEIASAMLQRQQAGAVVAARQQIVEGAVGMVEQALDRISEQGIVELDEERKAAMVSNLMVVLCGDRAAQPVLNTGSLYQ, encoded by the coding sequence ATGTCCGATCAGACACCCGCCGACCGCGCCGCCGGGCCCGGCGCCGACCTTCCTGTCGACGCTCCCGAGATGCCCCGCCCGCAGGTCCGCGAGGTCCCGGCGCACAGCATTCCGGGCGGCCTCGCCCTCCTGCTGACCGTGCTCGGTGTGGCACTGGGCATCGCCATGATCATCGTCGGCGGGATCCTCGGCGACGGCGGCGACAAGGCGGTGGGGGCGCCAATGATCATCGTCGGCGTCGCAATGCTGCTCGGCTCGTTCTTCTGTATGACCGGGGTGAAGATGGTCGCCCCCGGCGAGGCCCGGGTGATCCAGCTCTTCGGACGGTACGTCGGCACCATCCGCACGGACGGCCTGCGCTGGGTCAACCCGCTCACCACCGCCCAGAAGATCTCCACCCGGGTGCGCAACCACGAGACCGCGGTCCTCAAGGTCAACGACGCCTACGGCAACCCGATCGAGCTGGCCTCGATCGTGGTCTGGCAGGTCGAGGACACCGCCCAGGCGCTCTTCGAGGTCGACGACTTCCTGGAGTTCGTCGCCACCCAGACCGAGGCGGCCGTCCGGCACATCGCCATCGAGTACCCCTATGACGCACACGACGAGGACGCCCTGTCGCTGCGCGGCAACGCCGAGGAGATCACCGAGAAGCTTGCCCTGGAGCTGACCGCACGGGTCCAGGCCGCCGGCGTACGGATCATCGAGTCCCGTTTCAGCCACCTCGCGTACGCTCCCGAGATCGCCTCGGCGATGCTCCAGCGGCAGCAGGCCGGCGCGGTGGTCGCGGCCCGCCAGCAGATCGTCGAGGGCGCGGTCGGCATGGTCGAGCAGGCGCTGGACCGGATCAGCGAGCAGGGCATCGTCGAGCTGGACGAGGAGCGGAAGGCGGCCATGGTGAGCAATCTGATGGTGGTGCTGTGCGGTGACCGGGCCGCCCAGCCGGTGCTGAACACGGGTTCCCTCTACCAGTGA
- a CDS encoding transglycosylase domain-containing protein, producing the protein MGRADARRAREESARRARSKGKKSGIRRFFTWKKLLGAFLGVCLLGILGFIGLYLCVDIPKGNNAAKLQSNVYKYANGKVMARTGLRNRENVPLSRIPKDVQRTFVAAENKNFYHDSGVDLMGTMRGIFNTVMGRGKQGGSTITQQYVKNYYLSQEQTVSRKLQEIVISLKVDNKYSKGDILAGYINTSYYGRGAYGIQAAAQAYYGVDVEKLTVSQGAYLASLLQAPNQYDWTLATDAGKKRVQERWAYTLDNMVEMKWLSPEDRRKQTFQRPKDPKPLSGVSGQTNYLVEQAKQELFAQGVDEKQFAAGGWTVTLGIDKNKQKALEASVKRKLLADLDPKKRKVDADAQLGATSVDPKTGHIVAMYGGEGPPKHYRNNATRSDYQAASTFKPLILASAMENNAVTQDGVPITPNTIYDGRNRRPVVGGNIAFAPPNEDEHEYGKISVQTATNNSVNAVFAQMGADVGLDKVKQTAVSLGMADTMDVKPAMTLGTMGASPLQMAGAYATLDNHGKKVTPTLVTQATHSVNGVETKVPLKDPIGDQVLSRKTADTVTSVLTGVVNDGTASQAVKNTAYKAAGKTGTSDDDKSAWFVGYTPKLVTAVGMFGESPNGGRQVTLKNAGGDGRVNGGGYPAKVWADYTEAALNGDTGADFDLDTNMGAAIPPTPTPTPSHTPSSSPSPSKSPSDSPSPTPSKPSGPPSPTHSGRPSPPVPSDSGSPDGGADGGAAGGDGGPGGGTGGETGGTRPDSLPGFG; encoded by the coding sequence ATGGGCCGAGCGGACGCGAGACGGGCGCGAGAGGAAAGCGCCCGCCGGGCCAGATCGAAGGGGAAGAAGTCCGGCATACGCCGCTTCTTCACCTGGAAGAAGCTCCTCGGAGCCTTCCTCGGGGTGTGCCTGCTGGGCATCCTCGGCTTCATCGGCCTGTATCTGTGCGTGGACATACCCAAGGGCAACAACGCAGCCAAGCTGCAGAGCAACGTCTACAAGTACGCCAACGGCAAGGTCATGGCGCGTACGGGTCTGCGCAACCGCGAGAACGTCCCGCTCAGCCGGATACCCAAGGACGTGCAGCGCACCTTCGTCGCCGCGGAGAACAAGAACTTCTACCACGACTCCGGTGTCGACCTGATGGGCACCATGCGCGGCATCTTCAACACGGTGATGGGCCGCGGCAAGCAGGGTGGTTCGACGATCACCCAGCAGTACGTCAAGAACTACTACCTGAGCCAGGAGCAGACGGTTTCCCGCAAGCTCCAGGAGATCGTCATCTCGCTCAAGGTGGACAACAAGTACTCCAAGGGCGACATCCTCGCCGGCTACATCAACACCAGCTACTACGGCCGCGGCGCCTACGGCATCCAGGCCGCCGCCCAGGCCTACTACGGCGTGGACGTCGAGAAGCTCACCGTCTCGCAGGGCGCCTACCTGGCCTCGCTGCTCCAGGCGCCGAACCAGTACGACTGGACCCTGGCGACCGACGCGGGCAAGAAGCGGGTCCAGGAGCGCTGGGCCTACACCCTCGACAACATGGTCGAGATGAAGTGGCTCTCCCCGGAGGACCGCCGCAAGCAGACGTTCCAGCGGCCGAAGGATCCCAAGCCGCTGAGCGGCGTGAGCGGCCAGACCAATTACCTCGTCGAGCAGGCCAAGCAGGAGCTCTTCGCCCAGGGCGTCGACGAGAAGCAGTTCGCGGCCGGCGGCTGGACGGTCACCCTCGGCATCGACAAGAACAAGCAGAAGGCGCTGGAGGCATCCGTCAAGCGCAAGCTGCTCGCCGACCTCGACCCCAAGAAGCGCAAGGTCGACGCGGACGCCCAGCTCGGTGCCACCTCGGTGGACCCCAAGACGGGGCACATCGTGGCGATGTACGGCGGCGAGGGCCCGCCCAAGCACTACCGGAACAACGCCACCCGCAGCGACTACCAGGCCGCCTCCACCTTCAAGCCGCTGATCCTGGCCTCCGCGATGGAGAACAACGCGGTCACCCAGGACGGCGTCCCGATCACCCCGAACACGATCTACGACGGCCGCAACCGCCGTCCGGTCGTCGGCGGCAATATCGCCTTCGCGCCACCCAACGAGGACGAGCACGAGTACGGGAAGATCAGCGTCCAGACGGCGACCAACAACTCCGTCAACGCCGTCTTCGCGCAGATGGGCGCGGACGTCGGCCTGGACAAGGTCAAGCAGACCGCGGTCAGCCTCGGCATGGCCGACACGATGGACGTCAAGCCCGCCATGACCCTGGGCACCATGGGCGCCAGCCCGCTCCAGATGGCCGGCGCCTACGCCACCCTCGACAACCACGGCAAGAAGGTCACCCCGACGCTGGTCACCCAGGCCACGCACAGCGTCAACGGGGTCGAGACGAAGGTGCCGCTGAAGGACCCGATCGGCGATCAGGTGCTCAGCCGCAAGACCGCCGACACCGTCACCTCCGTACTGACGGGCGTGGTCAACGACGGCACCGCCTCGCAGGCCGTGAAGAACACCGCCTACAAGGCGGCGGGCAAGACCGGCACCTCCGACGACGACAAGTCGGCGTGGTTCGTGGGCTACACGCCCAAGCTGGTCACCGCCGTCGGCATGTTCGGCGAGTCGCCCAATGGCGGCCGGCAGGTCACCCTCAAGAACGCCGGCGGCGACGGCCGGGTCAACGGCGGCGGCTACCCGGCCAAGGTGTGGGCGGACTACACCGAGGCGGCGCTGAACGGCGACACCGGCGCGGACTTCGACCTGGACACCAACATGGGTGCCGCGATCCCTCCGACCCCCACCCCGACTCCGAGCCACACGCCGTCGTCCAGCCCGAGCCCGTCCAAGTCGCCGAGCGATTCGCCCTCGCCGACCCCGTCGAAGCCGAGCGGGCCGCCCTCGCCGACCCACAGCGGACGGCCGAGCCCGCCCGTCCCGTCCGACTCCGGCTCGCCGGACGGCGGGGCGGACGGCGGCGCGGCCGGCGGCGACGGCGGCCCCGGCGGTGGCACCGGGGGCGAGACCGGCGGAACCAGGCCCGACAGCCTGCCCGGCTTCGGCTGA
- a CDS encoding catalase yields the protein MSSTAHHVPRTTNNAGIPVESDEHSLTVSPDGPILLQDHYLIEKMAQFNRERVPERVVHAKGAGAYGFFQVTGDVSQFTKADLFQPGKTTEMLARFSTVAGEQGSPDTWRDPRGFALKFYTEDGNYDLVGNNTPVFFVRDTIKFQDFIRSQKRRPDNGMRDNDMQWDFWTLSPESAHQVTWLMGDRGIPKTYRHMNGYGSHTYMWVNAGGEKFWIKYHFKTDQGIDFLTQEDADRIAGEDADYHRRDLFEAIDGGNAPSWTLYVQVMPFADAPDYRFNPFDLTKVWPHGDYPLIEVGRMTLNKNPEDYFIHIEQAAFEPSNMVPGIGPSPDKMLLGRLFSYPDTHRYRIGPNYLQLPPNRPHVPVHSYAKDGPMRFDPARTARPYAPNSYGGPAADTLRYGEPAGWETAGEMVREAYTLRRDDDDFGQPGTMVRQVLDDAARDRLVGNVSGHLLNGVSRPVLDRALQYWRNIDKNVGDRIAHKVNGG from the coding sequence ATGTCCAGCACCGCGCACCACGTCCCGCGCACGACGAACAACGCCGGCATTCCGGTGGAGAGCGACGAACACTCCCTCACTGTGAGTCCGGACGGCCCGATCCTGCTCCAGGACCACTACCTCATCGAGAAGATGGCCCAGTTCAACCGCGAACGGGTCCCCGAGCGGGTGGTACACGCCAAGGGCGCCGGCGCCTACGGCTTCTTCCAGGTCACAGGCGACGTCAGCCAGTTCACCAAGGCGGATCTCTTCCAGCCGGGCAAGACCACCGAGATGCTGGCCCGCTTCTCGACGGTCGCGGGCGAGCAGGGCTCCCCCGACACCTGGCGCGACCCCCGCGGCTTCGCCCTGAAGTTCTACACCGAGGACGGCAACTACGACCTGGTGGGCAACAACACCCCGGTCTTCTTCGTCCGTGACACGATCAAGTTCCAGGACTTCATCCGCTCGCAGAAGCGCCGCCCGGACAACGGGATGCGCGACAACGACATGCAGTGGGACTTCTGGACGCTGTCGCCGGAGTCCGCCCACCAGGTCACCTGGCTGATGGGCGACCGCGGCATTCCCAAGACCTACCGCCACATGAACGGCTACGGCTCGCACACCTACATGTGGGTCAACGCCGGCGGCGAGAAGTTCTGGATCAAGTACCACTTCAAGACCGACCAGGGCATCGACTTCCTCACCCAGGAGGACGCGGACCGGATCGCCGGTGAGGACGCCGACTACCACCGCCGTGATCTGTTCGAGGCCATCGACGGCGGCAACGCCCCGTCGTGGACGCTGTACGTCCAGGTCATGCCGTTCGCGGACGCCCCGGACTACCGGTTCAACCCGTTCGACCTGACCAAGGTGTGGCCGCACGGCGACTACCCGCTGATCGAGGTCGGGCGGATGACGCTCAACAAGAACCCCGAGGACTACTTCATCCACATCGAGCAGGCGGCGTTCGAACCGTCCAACATGGTGCCGGGCATCGGCCCGTCGCCGGACAAGATGCTGCTGGGCCGACTGTTCTCCTACCCGGACACCCATCGCTACCGCATCGGCCCGAACTACCTGCAGCTGCCGCCCAACCGGCCGCACGTCCCCGTCCACTCGTACGCGAAGGACGGCCCGATGCGGTTCGACCCGGCCCGTACGGCCCGGCCCTACGCCCCGAACAGCTACGGCGGCCCGGCGGCGGACACCCTGCGCTACGGGGAGCCCGCGGGCTGGGAGACCGCCGGCGAGATGGTCCGCGAGGCCTACACGCTGCGCCGTGACGACGACGACTTCGGCCAGCCGGGCACGATGGTCCGCCAGGTCCTCGACGACGCGGCCCGCGACCGGCTCGTCGGCAACGTCTCCGGCCATCTGCTGAACGGCGTCAGCCGCCCGGTGCTGGACCGCGCCCTGCAGTACTGGCGCAACATCGACAAGAACGTGGGCGACCGGATCGCCCACAAGGTGAACGGCGGCTGA
- a CDS encoding DUF402 domain-containing protein, with product MTADTVDTTEGETPGGRGTAGAGRAAGGAAAASHWAPGDHILWRYRDNADSGRFHICRPMTVVQDTDELLAVWMAPGTPCIKPVLADGTPVHREPLSTRYTKPRRTSHDQWFGTGVLKLARPGDPWSVWLFWEHGWQFKNWYVNLEEPRRRWAGGIDSEDHFLDICVYPDRHWEWRDEDEFAQAQRDGLMTDAQAAEVRSAGRAAIAQITAWREPYADGWEDWRPDPAWEIPRLPDNWDRAPDRLRS from the coding sequence ATGACAGCGGACACGGTGGACACGACGGAAGGCGAGACGCCCGGCGGACGCGGGACGGCCGGGGCGGGGCGGGCGGCGGGCGGTGCGGCGGCAGCGTCACACTGGGCGCCGGGGGACCACATCCTGTGGCGCTACCGCGACAACGCCGACTCCGGACGGTTCCACATCTGTCGTCCGATGACCGTTGTCCAGGACACCGACGAACTGCTCGCGGTGTGGATGGCGCCGGGCACGCCCTGCATCAAGCCGGTGCTCGCCGACGGCACGCCCGTACACCGCGAGCCGCTGTCCACCCGCTACACCAAACCGCGCCGGACCAGCCACGACCAGTGGTTCGGCACCGGTGTGCTGAAGCTGGCCCGGCCCGGTGACCCGTGGTCGGTGTGGCTGTTCTGGGAACACGGCTGGCAGTTCAAGAACTGGTACGTCAATCTGGAGGAGCCGCGCCGCCGTTGGGCGGGCGGCATTGACTCCGAGGACCACTTTCTCGACATCTGTGTCTATCCCGACCGGCACTGGGAGTGGCGGGACGAGGACGAGTTCGCACAGGCGCAGCGGGACGGGCTGATGACCGACGCACAGGCCGCCGAGGTCAGGTCGGCGGGCCGGGCCGCAATCGCACAGATCACGGCCTGGCGTGAGCCGTACGCGGACGGCTGGGAGGACTGGCGGCCCGATCCGGCCTGGGAGATTCCCCGGCTCCCGGACAACTGGGACCGCGCACCGGATCGTTTGCGGTCGTGA
- a CDS encoding Uma2 family endonuclease, which yields MSIESADYNHGVDPERALKYAIQHIRGDRAQIVEGVIEPVSPTWDHETTAETIRDQIRARARELDCVTGSGNLDLPGSSNWYVPDIAVVPAAAAKGAGALLPSDTLLVVEVTSESNAETDRVVKRRRYAEYGAPLYLLVDRQERSVTLYSEPGQLGYTRADGPHPYGTTLRIPEPFGVELDTDGL from the coding sequence ATGAGCATCGAGTCCGCCGACTACAACCACGGCGTCGACCCCGAACGCGCCCTCAAGTACGCCATCCAACACATCCGCGGCGACCGCGCCCAGATCGTCGAGGGAGTCATCGAGCCGGTGTCACCGACCTGGGACCACGAAACGACCGCGGAGACAATCCGCGACCAGATCCGAGCCCGCGCCCGCGAACTCGACTGCGTCACCGGCTCCGGCAACCTCGATCTGCCCGGGTCCAGCAACTGGTACGTACCAGATATCGCGGTGGTACCCGCCGCGGCCGCAAAGGGCGCCGGCGCACTGCTGCCCTCGGATACCCTCCTCGTCGTCGAGGTCACCAGCGAGTCCAACGCGGAAACGGACCGCGTGGTGAAACGCCGCCGGTACGCCGAGTACGGGGCGCCGCTGTACCTGCTGGTCGACCGTCAAGAGCGCTCCGTAACCCTGTACTCGGAGCCGGGCCAGCTCGGCTACACACGGGCGGACGGTCCTCACCCCTACGGCACCACGCTACGGATCCCGGAGCCATTCGGCGTCGAGCTTGACACCGACGGCCTGTAG
- a CDS encoding class I SAM-dependent methyltransferase has translation MSATHYDGYEGLHRLALDRAGQAEAFDAIGDRYDDAFPHKEGQLASGTWLADTLPAGSRILDLGCGTGLPTARQLSDAGHRVVGIDLSPSMVALARENVPAADFHRLDIADLRSGRLGGSGSFDGIAAYFCLLMLPRAEIPYALGMLHDLLRPEGLLALSMVEADVDDFTIPFLGNSIRVSGYLRDDLRRVVHDAGFDVVGEDAYAYAPSSTDVPPEIQLFLHLRRA, from the coding sequence GTGAGTGCAACTCACTACGACGGATACGAGGGGCTCCACCGGTTAGCACTGGACCGGGCCGGGCAGGCCGAGGCGTTCGACGCCATCGGCGACCGGTACGACGACGCCTTCCCGCACAAGGAGGGCCAGCTCGCCTCGGGCACCTGGCTGGCCGACACCCTCCCCGCCGGCTCACGCATCCTGGATCTCGGATGCGGTACGGGCCTGCCGACCGCCCGTCAGCTCTCGGACGCCGGACACCGCGTCGTGGGAATCGATCTCTCCCCCTCGATGGTCGCACTGGCCCGGGAGAACGTCCCGGCCGCTGATTTCCACCGGCTGGACATCGCCGATCTGCGCAGCGGCCGGCTCGGCGGATCCGGCTCTTTCGACGGAATCGCCGCTTATTTTTGCCTTCTGATGCTGCCCCGTGCGGAAATCCCTTACGCACTGGGCATGCTCCATGATCTGCTACGTCCCGAGGGGCTGCTCGCCCTGTCCATGGTCGAGGCGGATGTGGACGACTTCACCATTCCGTTCCTGGGCAACTCGATCCGGGTATCGGGTTACCTGCGGGACGACCTGCGCCGGGTCGTGCACGACGCGGGTTTCGACGTCGTCGGGGAGGATGCCTACGCATACGCCCCGTCGAGTACGGACGTACCACCCGAGATCCAGCTCTTTCTGCACCTGCGACGCGCCTGA